ATACAACGCGCTAACAGATGCTTCAACCGCTATTCGTGTACAGCTTGCCCGCATGGGCATGAATCAGGCCGATCTGGCCCGCAAGCTGGGCATTCTGCCCGGCACCGTCAGCCGTGCCCTGGCAGGTTCACCAATGGATGAACGCTCTAAAACGTGGCCCGCCATTCTTGACGCCCTGGGCCTAGAAGTCATCATTCGCCCCAAATCGTGAACATTGGGCGGCGGGCGTGAACATTGGTTTTTCAACATTCACAGTGTTTTATGCCGTGCCAGACGGAGCGGGTGAACATCGTGAACATTGTGTATGTTGATTCCTTCCTTTATATGTTTGCGAGTTGTCACAGGGGCGGACAGCCCAAAGGCACCCCTCCCTACTTCTCCCCATATCCCAAGTAACTTTTTTGACCTGCATCGAGGAGGCACATGGTTAAACGCGCCAATGGAGAAGGAACGCTGAGTAAGCGTAAAGACAAGTCCGGTAAGGTGATCGGCTGGCGTGCTGGCGTCACTGTGGGATACAAGCCGGACGGTTCCCAGGATCGCCGCTGGGTGAGCGGTAAGACTCAGGCAGAAGTGCAGGAAAAGTTACGCGCCCTTCAATCCGAGATTCACACGGGGATGCTGTCCGATACGGAAGGGCTAACGGTGGCCGCCTACCTGACGCGCTGGTACGAGTCGAAAGAACGGGCGGGCGTGAAACCGAACACTGTCCAGTCCTACCGGGACACCGGACGGCTGTACATCGTGCCGCACATTGGGCGGGTGAAGCTGGAGAAGTTGCGTCCCTTGGACGTGGAACACATGCTGAGCGGCATGACGAAGGCAGGGAAATCGCCTCAACTGCTGGCCTATGCGCTGCGGGTGCTGAAAATGGCTTTGCGTCAGGCGGTGCGTTGGCAAATGCTCCCCCGGAATGTCGCTGAGGGCATCACAGCCCCACGTTTTCACCGCCAGGAAATGCAGGTATGGACGGCTGAGCAGGTGGCGGCCTTCCTTGACGTGTCACAGGAACATCGCCTTCACGCGGTCTTCTACCTGGCCCTGATGACCGGAATGAGGCGCGGGGAACTGCTGGGCCTGAAGTGGCGTGACATTGACTGGGAGAAGGCCCGGCTGACGGTAAGGAACAACCTTGTGGCGGCCCGCTATGAGGCAGAGGAAGGGCGGAAACTGCACGGGAAGCCCGTCCTGTCGAAGCGGGAACTGACCCTTCAGACACCCAAGACAGCAGGATCACGGCGCACCATTGTTCTTTCCCCCGGCACAATAGCGAAACTCAAGGAACATCAGGCCCGGCAGGAGGCAGAAAAGGCCAACGCGGCTGAAGCCTGGTCGTGTGAAGGGTACGTGTTCGCCTCAGAACTGGGCACGCCCACCGACCCGCGAAGCCTGGGCCGCGCATACTCGCACATCGTCAGGAAGGCGGGTGTGCCGCCTATCCGTTTCCACGACCTACGCCACACTGCCGCTTCTCTGATGATCCACCGGAAAATCCCGCCCAAGGTGGTGAGTGAACGCCTGGGGCACGCTGACGTGGCGTTTACCCTGCGCGTGTACGCGCACCTGTACGACGACCAGCGGGAAGAAGCCGCCTTCGACCTCAGTGACCTGTTCCCGCGCTCTGGTGGGGCACCCAATTAGCCAGTAGTGACACGGTAGTGACGAAAGGCCAGATAGAGACCCTGGCCGGGCTGCATGAAAAATAAAAAACCCCGCGCTGGGCGGGGTTTTTCTCTGGCGTACCTGTAGGGATTCGAACCCCAGACCTTCTGATCCGTAGTCAGACGCTCTATCCAGCTGAGCTACAGGTACATATGTGGTGACTGCTTGGCGGAGAGGGCGGGATTCGAACCCGCGGTACCCTTTTGGAGTACGAGCGTTTAGCAAACGCTTGGTTTAAGCCGCTCACCCACCTCTCCAGATTGTCATGCAGCCTTCCTTGTGGCGAGGGGTGAGGGATTCGAACCCCCGGTAGGTTGCCCCACTACGGTTTTCAAGACCGTTGCCTTCAACCACTCGGCCAACCCCCCTTGCGGTGGGTGCGCTTCATTCGTCTCCGTCTCAAGCGCGAGGGGAAGTATATGGGGAGGGCCGCAACTTGTCAACGTTTGCGCAGGCCGCGCCAGCTCAGGTAGGCCAGGATGCCCAGACCAGCCAGCAGCCCAGGGGCAACCCGGCTGGGGTTTCGGGGGGCCTGGCCGCCAAGAATGGCGCTCAGCGCCTCCTCGTGGGCGGTGCGGGCGGGCAGGGTAAGAACTGTGGCCGGGAGGGTCAAGTCCGCCCAGATCACGTCGGTGCGGTACTCGTTTTCCAGGGGGTGGCCACTCCCGGCGGCCCGCTCCCTGCCGGCGCGGCGCAGGTGCTCCGGCGTTCCCGTGGTCACCCAGGGCGTCAGGGCCAGAAAGCCGGGGCGGGGGCTGGTCAGGGCGTAACTGCGCGGCTCGGGGGCGTCTTCGGCGCGTCCGGTGATGGCGCTCTGACCGTCGAAGGTCAGGTCAAGGAGGTTGCCCACCACCATGGGGTTCACGGCGTAACGGATGCTGCGGCCCCGGGTGGAGGCCGTCCAGCTGGATTCCAGCCACGCCACGGGCTGGTCGCGGAGGTTCGCGGGATCGGGCGGCAGGCCTTCTTTGGCTGTCCAGGGGGCGCCGTTGGCGTCGGGTTGCAGCAGCACGGTGCAGCCCTGTTCCTCCAGGCGGCCGATCACTTCGGGCCGGAAGGCGTCCAGGCTGATGGCCACCCCCAGGTCGCCGACGGGCGTGGGAAACACCCGCAGCTCGCGCAGGTCGCCGGGCGTCAGGTCGACGCCTCCCGCTTCCTCGTCGGGGGTCAGGTACACCTTATCGGCCACGCCGATGAGCTGGCCTTGCGGGTCAAGGATGACCGTCTGGTTGGTCAGGGTGCCGGGGGCACGCCTGGGCTGCCCGCCCACCAGCCTGTAGCGCGGCGTGGGCGCACTGCCGCAGCACAGGTACACGCCGTACTCACGGGCCAGGTCACGGCAGGTGTGCAGGTAAAGGCGCGTGTTGGCGTCGGCGTCCGCCAGTTGCAGGGCACGAATGGGTGACACGCCCTCGCGCCACATCAGGGGCAGGGTGCGGGCCAGCCGCCCGACAAAAAGGGCCGCCGCGACCCGCTGGAAGGTGCCCAGCGGCGTGGCCCACCGCCCGCCGCGCAGCACCAGCGGCAAGCCGTTCAGTTCGGTCAGCACCACCAGATTGGGTTGGTTCGTCGCCAGGTGCGGGCGGGCCATCTCCAGTTGTGAACGCATCCAGGCTTTGAAGGCGGCGGCACTGGTGAAATCGTGCGCGTGCCACTTGGGCTGCACGGCAAGGGCGCGAAAGTGGCGGGGCATCCCCCCCGGTATACCGATTTTGCGGCGGCGAGACAAGCCGATGTAGGCGACCCGGGTGTGCCATCATGCCTGCCATGACAGGGAACGCGGTGACTGGTGACACAGGGGCCAGCGACGCAGGAACGAGCGGTACAGTGGCCGGTGACGTTGCCGGCTTTGCGCCCCTGGGCGACAGCGCTTTGATGGTCAGCACCCCCCTGGCGCGGGAACTGCTGCTGTCGTGCCAGGCTGCCCCACTCAGCGGCGTGCTGGAAGCCGTGCCCGCCCTGAACGTGGTGACCCTGCTGTTCAGCCCCCTGGAGACGACCGCAACGGAATTGCAAGACGCTGTGCAGGCGAGACTGGCGGCCCTCTCTCCCCTGCCCGTGGGTGAGGGGCGGGCCCTGCACCTGCCCGTCCGCTTTGGCGGCCCGGACCTGGGGTGGTGTGCGGACTTCACCGGGCAATCCGTGGACAGGTTCGTCGATGAGCTGTGCAGCTTGCCGCTCACGGTGGCGTTCCTGGGGTACACGCCAGGCTTCGCGTTCCTGACCGGCCTGCCCGCGCACCTGCAGATGCCGCGCCTGAGGGCCCCGCGCGAGCGCGTTCCTGCCGGCAGCGTCGCCCTGGGCGGCCCGTGGGCCGGCGTGTACCCCACCGAAACCCCGGGCGGCTGGCGCATCGTCGGCTCCACGGACATCAAACTCTTCGATCTGGCGCGAGCTGACCCGGTGTGGTGGCACCCTGGCGACGGCGTGAGATTCAGCCGTGACTGACCGACTTCACAGGCTCTGCGGCGCGGCCCCAGGCATCCGGCGTTTCATGGCGGGAGGGTAAGAGATGGTTGAGGTCTTGCGGCCTGGCCTCCAGTCCACCCTTCAGGACGCGGGGCGGCGGGTGCGGGCGCTGGGAATTCCGTCCGGGGGCGCGGCGGACAGCGTGGCCCTGCGCCTGGCGAACGCACTGGTGGGCAACGCGGCGGACGCGGCGGCGCTGGAAATTACACTGAGTGGGCCGAAATTACGCTTCAGGGAAAGGGCAGTCGTGGCCCTGTGCGGCGCACCATTTCAGATGAAACTGGAGGGGCTGGATGTTCCCCTGAATCGCGCTCTCACGGTGCAGGCGGGCGAGACCCTGGATATCGGCGGGACTTCGCTGGGTATGCGGGCGATGCTGGCCTTGCGGGGCGGACTGAACGGGGACGTGGTGTTCGGGAGCCGCTCCACGGACTTGAGGAGCGGATTCGGGGGAAGGCAGGGACGCACCATTCAGAAAGGTGACGAACTGACCCTGCTGCCTTCAGAGCCGCGCCGGGTGATCCGGGCCAGCCTTCACCCTTCCCTTCTCACTTCCGTGGCGAACCATCAGGTGTTGCGGGTGCTGGCGACGGCGGAGGCCGCCCCGGCCCTGCTGGCCGACCTGACGCGCCGGGCTTTCACG
This genomic interval from Deinococcus fonticola contains the following:
- a CDS encoding helix-turn-helix domain-containing protein, with the translated sequence MDEYNALTDASTAIRVQLARMGMNQADLARKLGILPGTVSRALAGSPMDERSKTWPAILDALGLEVIIRPKS
- a CDS encoding tyrosine-type recombinase/integrase, whose translation is MVKRANGEGTLSKRKDKSGKVIGWRAGVTVGYKPDGSQDRRWVSGKTQAEVQEKLRALQSEIHTGMLSDTEGLTVAAYLTRWYESKERAGVKPNTVQSYRDTGRLYIVPHIGRVKLEKLRPLDVEHMLSGMTKAGKSPQLLAYALRVLKMALRQAVRWQMLPRNVAEGITAPRFHRQEMQVWTAEQVAAFLDVSQEHRLHAVFYLALMTGMRRGELLGLKWRDIDWEKARLTVRNNLVAARYEAEEGRKLHGKPVLSKRELTLQTPKTAGSRRTIVLSPGTIAKLKEHQARQEAEKANAAEAWSCEGYVFASELGTPTDPRSLGRAYSHIVRKAGVPPIRFHDLRHTAASLMIHRKIPPKVVSERLGHADVAFTLRVYAHLYDDQREEAAFDLSDLFPRSGGAPN
- a CDS encoding nitrilase-related carbon-nitrogen hydrolase; the encoded protein is MPRHFRALAVQPKWHAHDFTSAAAFKAWMRSQLEMARPHLATNQPNLVVLTELNGLPLVLRGGRWATPLGTFQRVAAALFVGRLARTLPLMWREGVSPIRALQLADADANTRLYLHTCRDLAREYGVYLCCGSAPTPRYRLVGGQPRRAPGTLTNQTVILDPQGQLIGVADKVYLTPDEEAGGVDLTPGDLRELRVFPTPVGDLGVAISLDAFRPEVIGRLEEQGCTVLLQPDANGAPWTAKEGLPPDPANLRDQPVAWLESSWTASTRGRSIRYAVNPMVVGNLLDLTFDGQSAITGRAEDAPEPRSYALTSPRPGFLALTPWVTTGTPEHLRRAGRERAAGSGHPLENEYRTDVIWADLTLPATVLTLPARTAHEEALSAILGGQAPRNPSRVAPGLLAGLGILAYLSWRGLRKR
- a CDS encoding 5-oxoprolinase subunit B family protein codes for the protein MTGNAVTGDTGASDAGTSGTVAGDVAGFAPLGDSALMVSTPLARELLLSCQAAPLSGVLEAVPALNVVTLLFSPLETTATELQDAVQARLAALSPLPVGEGRALHLPVRFGGPDLGWCADFTGQSVDRFVDELCSLPLTVAFLGYTPGFAFLTGLPAHLQMPRLRAPRERVPAGSVALGGPWAGVYPTETPGGWRIVGSTDIKLFDLARADPVWWHPGDGVRFSRD
- a CDS encoding biotin-dependent carboxyltransferase family protein; translation: MVEVLRPGLQSTLQDAGRRVRALGIPSGGAADSVALRLANALVGNAADAAALEITLSGPKLRFRERAVVALCGAPFQMKLEGLDVPLNRALTVQAGETLDIGGTSLGMRAMLALRGGLNGDVVFGSRSTDLRSGFGGRQGRTIQKGDELTLLPSEPRRVIRASLHPSLLTSVANHQVLRVLATAEAAPALLADLTRRAFTVSTQADRMGVRLQQNLSAPHDPARVSLPNVTGMVQLPPDGRPILLLPDSGTHGGYPTPLVVARVDLPRLAQLRPGGTVQFKLVNAGQATAALREAEKTLRQTELTLQWLHAQGA